A single Oncorhynchus nerka isolate Pitt River linkage group LG10, Oner_Uvic_2.0, whole genome shotgun sequence DNA region contains:
- the LOC115135072 gene encoding ubiquitin thioesterase Zranb1-like produces the protein MTELGTKWACEYCTFENWPSAIKCTMCRAQRPSGGAIITEEPFRSSPGLDTSRPWEPPSLSNSPPKGGSSLLICPDSSARPRVRIADTPETPSSKWSCHICTYLNWPRAIRCTQCLCQRHRQEQHHHGLAQQPCSPTESPQTSGSGCRTAPPSTPTDPCEEYNDRNRLNTRAQHWTCAACTYANWPNACKCVVCDHPRPNSLTEPIELASEPESLPPSILNEQDRDNRRGGLGGGGGGVVGCSGGQRRSPPTSKREAEVKMDFQRIELASGAGVGSIEEQQVDFKRLKQIKNRMRRTDWLFLNACAGVVEGDLAAVEAYKSSGGDIARQLTSDEVRLLNRSSAFDDGFTLVHLAIRFQRQDMLAVLLTEVSQQAAKCIPAMVCPELTEQIRREVAASLHQRKGDFTCYFLTDLVTFTLPADIEDLPPTVQEKLFDEVLDRDVQKELEEESPIINWSIELGTRLDSRLYALWNRTAGDCLLDSVLQATWGIYDKDSVLRKTLHDSLHDCSHWFYTRWKEWESWYSQSFGLHFSLREEQWQEDWAFILSLASQPGASLEQTHIFVLAHILRRPIIVYGVKYYKSFRGETLGYTRFQGVYLPLLWEQSFCWKSPIALGYTRGHFSALVAMENDGFDNRGAGANLHTDDDVTVTFLPLVDSERKLLHIHFLSAQEMGNEEQQEKLLREWLDCCVTEGGVLVAMQKSSRRRNHPLVTQMVEKWLDGYRQIRPCASLSDGEEEEEEEDE, from the exons ATGACCGAGCTGGGTACCAAGTGGGCCTGTGAGTACTGCACGTTTGAGAACTGGCCCTCGGCCATCAAGTGCACCATGTGCCGCGCCCAGAGGCCCAGCGGGGGCGCCATCATCACTGAGGAGCCCTTCCGGAGCAGCCCCGGCCTGGATACCAGCCGCCCGTGGGAACCCCCAAGCCTGAGTAACAGCCCGCCCAAGGGAGGCTCTAGCCTCCTAATCTGCCCGGACTCCAGCGCCCGTCCCCGTGTCCGCATTGCAGACACCCCCGAGACCCCCTCCAGCAAGTGGTCATGCCACATTTGCACCTACCTAAATTGGCCCCGTGCCATCCGCTGCACCCAGTGTCTGTGCCAGCGACATCGGCAAGAGCAGCACCACCATGGACTGGCACAGCAGCCATGCAGCCCCACCGAGTCACCCCAGACCTCAGGCTCAGGATGCCGGACCGCACCCCCATCTACCCCTACCGACCCCTGCGAGGAGTATAACGACCGCAACCGCCTCAACACCCGCGCCCAGCACTGGACCTGTGCCGCCTGCACTTATGCAAACTGGCCCAATGCGTGCAAATGTGTAGTGTGTGACCACCCTAGGCCCAATAGCCTGACAGAACCTATCGAACTGGCCTCTGAGCCAGAGAGCCTACCACCCTCCATACTCAATGAGCAGGACAGGGACAACAGGAGGGGGGGTTTGGGAGGGGGCGGCGGTGGAGTAGTGGGGTGCAGTGGCGGCCAGAGGAGGTCCCCACCCACCTCCAAGCGGGAGGCGGAGGTTAAAATGGACTTTCAGAGGATCGAACTGGCTTCGGGAGCCGGAGTGGGGAGCATAGAGGAGCAGCAGGTGGACTTTAAAAGGCTCAAACAGATAAAGAACAGGATGAGGAGAACTGACTGGTTGTTTCTCAATGCCTGTGCAG GTGTGGTAGAGGGGGACCTGGCTGCAGTAGAGGCCTATAAGTCATCAGGGGGGGACATCGCCAGGCAGCTGACGTCCGACGAGGTGCGTCTCCTCAACCGGTCATCGGCCTTCGACGACGGCTTCACCCTGGTACACCTGGCCATCCGCTTCCAGAGGCAGGACATGCTGGCAGTGCTCCTCACTGAG GTGTCCCAGCAGGCAGCTAAGTGTATCCCAGCCATGGTGTGCCCTGAGCTGACGGAGCAGATCCGTCGGGAGGTGGCTGCCTCCCTGCACCAGCGCAAGGGAGACTTCACCTGCTACTTTCTCACTGACCTGGTCACCTTCACCCTGCCAGCAG ATATTGAGGACTTGCCCCCAACAGTTCAGGAGAAACTGTTTGACGAAGTGCTGGACCGAGATGTACAGAAAG agctggaGGAGGAGTCTCCCATCATCAACTGGTCTATAGAGCTAGGAACGCGGTTGGACAGCAGGCTGTATGCCCTGTGGAACCGCACGGCCGGGGACTGCCTGTTAGACTCAGTACTGCAGGCCACTTGGGGCATCTATGACAAGGACTCTGTCCTCCGCAAGACCCTTCACGACAGCCTGCATGACTGCTCCCACTG GTTCTATACACGCTGGAAGGAGTGGGAGTCGTGGTACTCCCAGAGCTTCGGCTTGCACTTCTCACTCAGAGAGGAACAGTGGCAGGAAGATTGGGCTTTCATTCTCTCACTGGCCAGCcag CCTGGAGCCAGCCTGGAGCAGACTCATATTTTTGTTCTTGCACACATTCTTCGTAGACCAATCATCGTCTATGGAGTGAAGTATTACAAAAGTTTCCGTGGTGAAACACTTGGGTACACCCGTTTTCAAG gtgtgtacTTGCCCCTGTTGTGGGAGCAGAGTTTCTGTTGGAAGAGTCCCATTGCGCTGGGCTACACGCGTGGCCACTTCTCTGCACTGGTGGCCATGGAGAACGACGGCTTCGACAATCGGGGCGCAGGCGCCAACCTCCACACAGACGACGACGTCACTGTCACCTTCCTACCGCTGGTGGACAGCGAGAGAAAATTGCTCCACATCCACTTCCTCTCAGCACAGGAG ATGGGTAATGAAGAGCAGCAGGAGAAGCTGCTGAGAGAGTGGTTGGACTGCTGCGTGACGGAGGGCGGAGTGCTGGTGGCCATGCAGAAGAGCTCCCGCAGGCGGAACCACCCCCTGGTCACACAGATGGTGGAGAAGTGGCTGGACGGCTACCGACAGATCCGCCCCTGCGCCTCGCTCTCCGACggcgaggaagaggaggaggaggaggatgagtga
- the LOC115135073 gene encoding C-terminal-binding protein 2 isoform X5, whose translation MALPDKHKVKRQRLDRICEGIRPQIMNGPMHPRPLVALLDGRDCTVEMPILKDLATVAFCDAQSTQEIHEKVLNEAVGAMMYHTITLTREDLEKFKALRIIIRIGSGYDNIDIKAAGEMGIAVCNIPSAAVEETADSTLCHILNLYRRNTWLYQALREGTRVQSVEQIREVASGAARIRGETLGLIGFGRSGQAVAVRAKVFGFNVIFYDPYLQDGLERSLGVQRVYTLQDLLYQSDCVSLHCNLNEHNHHLINDFTIKQMRQGAFLVNSARGGLVDEKALAQALKEGRIRGAALDVHESEPFSFTQGPLKDAPNLICTPHTAWYSEQASLEMREAAATEIRRAVTGRIPDSLRNCVNKEFFVTTAPWTVEQQQMQQQMHPELNGATYRYPPGVVGVASGGIPGPMEGMMPGGVPIAHTLPSGTHPSQAPSPNQPSKQGEPMRQHMTEP comes from the exons gtatccGGCCCCAGATCATGAATGGGCCGATGCACCCCCGCCCCCTAGTGGCCCTGTTAGATGGGCGTGACTGTACAGTAGAGATGCCCATCCTCAAAGACCTGGCCACTGTCGCCTTCTGTGACGCCCAGTCCACACAGGAGATCCATGagaag GTGCTGAACGAGGCAGTAGGGGCCATGATGTACCACACCATCACCTTGACCAGAGAAGACCTGGAGAAATTCAAGGCTCTACGCATCATCATCCGCATCGGCAGCGGCTACGACAACATCGACATCAAGGCGGCCggagagatgg gcaTCGCAGTGTGTAACATCCCGTCGGCGGCGGTGGAGGAGACAGCAGACTCCACTCTGTGCCACATTCTCAACCTGTACCGGCGGAACACCTGGCTGTACCAGGCTCTCCGGGAGGGCACGCGGGTCCAGAGCGTGGAGCAGATCAGAGAGGTGGCGTCCGGAGCCGCCAGGATCCGAGGAGAAACGCTGGGCCTCATCGGCTTTG gtcGTTCAGGGCAGGCGGTGGCGGTGCGGGCCAAGGTGTTTGGCTTCAACGTGATCTTCTACGACCCGTACCTGCAGGACGGCCTTGAGCGTTCGCTGGGTGTTCAGCGTGTCTACACCCTGCAAGACCTGCTCTACCAGAGTGACTGTGTCTCCCTGCACTGCAACCTGAACGAACACAACCACCACCTCATCAACGACTTCACCATCAAacag ATGCGACAGGGTGCGTTCCTGGTGAACTCTGCGCGGGGAGGTCTGGTGGATGAGAAGGCCTTGGCTCAGGCCCTGAAAGAGGGCAGGATACGGGGGGCCGCTCTGGACGTTCATGAGTCAGAACCCTTCAG TTTTACCCAGGGTCCTCTTAAGGATGCTCCTAACCTGATCTGTACTCCTCACACGGCCTGGTACAGTGAACAGGCCTCACTAGAGATGAGAGAGGCAGCTGCCACAGAGATACGCAGAGCCGTCACTG GCCGTATCCCCGACAGTTTACGAAACTGTGTCAACAAGGAGTTCTTTGTTACCACGGCGCCCTGGACAGTGGAACAGCAGCAGATGCAGCAGCAGATGCACCCTGAACTCAACGGTGCCACGTACAG GTACCCCCCTGGTGTGGTGGGTGTGGCCTCGGGTGGGATCCCTGGGCCGATGGAGGGGATGATGCCTGGGGGGGTGCCCATCGCCCACACCCTGCCCTCTGGTACCCACCCCTCCCAGGCCCCCTCCCCCAACCAACCCTCCAAACAAGGGGAGCCCATGAGACAGCACATGACCGAGCCATAA